In the genome of Salinirussus salinus, one region contains:
- a CDS encoding HAH_0734 family protein — translation MQKLIIHGDPGIRKGARIEYDGEEYVCFSVARQGDWHGPTEPKLWCTVGAADEQEAYERREYIPMHLDTEDVDAGAVTVLESS, via the coding sequence ATGCAGAAGCTGATCATCCACGGCGACCCGGGGATCCGGAAGGGGGCCCGCATCGAGTACGACGGGGAGGAGTACGTCTGCTTCAGCGTCGCCCGCCAGGGTGACTGGCACGGCCCCACCGAGCCCAAGCTGTGGTGTACGGTCGGCGCCGCAGACGAGCAGGAGGCCTACGAGCGCCGGGAGTACATCCCGATGCATCTGGACACCGAGGACGTCGACGCCGGCGCCGTCACCGTCCTCGAGTCGTCCTAG
- a CDS encoding DUF2298 domain-containing protein has translation MEYGLVAGWLALYLVLLRAGQPVAARLLPWHGSGLALPVALAVLWLVTFWVGHLALGPAVWLGVAVLVGAAILLDIRSGADPIPAGYLEAAAVFTVAFLFLVAVRAVDPAIVPGGGEKFLDFGLLKSLVRADALPAEDVWFAGRPFSYYYGGHLLAAALTRLTGTAGRFAYNLALAGFYATLVTAVYGLAGQVAASRGASRRLGAALGAFFVGVAANLLAAGRLLVWLVPGGEGVAAALGAPVEGLAAGPGEFSYWSASRVIADDPADFATYTPPNALTINEFPLFAWLNGDMHAHMMSTAFLVLVAGLCFAYYRTDADRVRRRRLLLLGAIPAVGGLVAVTNTWSFPSVAGLVLVTVVLAPAAPRSLLPAPARSRLGTDDDLRGELRRVGVGLLVAGGVLALGVAWSLPFWVTSVTSRTVAVFPDRSSLGELLVVHGVFLAVFAGYLYVRGADTLGTRRARLGAVASVAVVGVAAALDVAALGLVAPLVALGWLFARRPGLPGLAPARADGGAEGDGNPDSGDGAVAAGGGSRRPGFEAVLLVAGAGLVVLVEFVFIRENVGRMNTVFKTYMQVWVLWSLAAGAALAWLLARLGGWRGRTVRVGAALLLVSASIYGGFALANHFTSEADIARTDDPTLDGLAYLDVRHPGEAPAIRWLDGREGRPTILTAAPGGYTWYSPEGDGASAPASLTGLPAVLGWFHEAQYRGEEAYSTRLRAVELLYSGAPNQQAVLAERYDLRYVYVGPAERARYDVTVGERPWTEVARAFEDVTVYRVNASALGESEYLD, from the coding sequence ATGGAGTACGGCCTCGTCGCGGGCTGGCTGGCGCTGTATCTCGTCTTGCTCCGGGCCGGCCAGCCCGTCGCCGCCCGCCTGCTCCCCTGGCACGGGAGCGGGCTCGCCCTCCCGGTCGCGCTGGCGGTTCTCTGGCTCGTGACCTTCTGGGTCGGCCACCTCGCGCTCGGCCCCGCCGTCTGGCTCGGGGTCGCGGTGCTCGTCGGTGCGGCTATCCTGCTCGACATCCGGTCAGGTGCCGACCCGATACCGGCGGGCTATCTGGAGGCCGCGGCCGTGTTCACCGTCGCCTTCCTCTTCCTGGTGGCGGTCCGGGCGGTCGACCCCGCAATCGTCCCCGGCGGTGGCGAGAAGTTCCTCGATTTCGGCCTGCTGAAGTCGCTGGTCCGGGCCGACGCGCTCCCCGCCGAGGACGTGTGGTTCGCCGGCCGCCCCTTCTCCTACTACTACGGGGGCCACCTGCTCGCGGCGGCGCTGACACGCCTCACGGGCACCGCCGGCCGCTTCGCCTACAATCTCGCGCTGGCGGGCTTCTATGCGACGCTCGTCACGGCGGTCTACGGGCTCGCCGGTCAGGTGGCCGCCAGCCGGGGGGCGTCCCGGCGGCTCGGCGCCGCCCTCGGGGCCTTCTTCGTGGGCGTGGCCGCGAACCTGCTCGCGGCCGGCCGGCTGCTGGTCTGGCTGGTCCCCGGCGGCGAGGGGGTGGCGGCCGCGCTGGGCGCCCCCGTCGAGGGGCTGGCCGCCGGCCCCGGGGAGTTCAGCTACTGGTCGGCCAGCCGCGTCATCGCCGACGACCCCGCGGACTTCGCCACCTACACCCCCCCGAACGCGCTCACGATAAACGAGTTCCCGCTGTTTGCCTGGCTCAACGGCGACATGCACGCCCACATGATGAGCACCGCCTTCCTCGTGCTCGTCGCCGGACTCTGTTTCGCGTACTACCGGACCGACGCCGACCGCGTGCGCCGGCGCCGTCTCCTCTTGCTGGGCGCAATCCCGGCCGTCGGCGGGCTGGTCGCGGTCACGAACACCTGGTCGTTCCCCAGCGTCGCCGGCCTCGTTCTCGTCACGGTCGTTCTCGCGCCCGCAGCCCCGCGGTCGCTGTTGCCCGCGCCCGCCCGCTCGCGCCTGGGCACCGACGACGACCTGCGTGGGGAACTCCGCCGGGTCGGCGTCGGGCTGCTCGTCGCCGGGGGCGTCCTCGCGCTGGGCGTGGCGTGGTCGCTCCCGTTCTGGGTCACCTCGGTGACCAGCCGGACCGTCGCCGTCTTCCCCGACCGGAGTTCGCTCGGGGAGTTGCTGGTGGTCCACGGGGTCTTTCTCGCGGTGTTCGCGGGCTACCTCTACGTCCGGGGGGCGGACACCCTCGGGACGCGCCGGGCACGACTCGGGGCCGTCGCCAGCGTCGCGGTCGTGGGGGTCGCGGCGGCCCTCGACGTCGCGGCGCTCGGGCTGGTCGCGCCGCTGGTCGCGCTGGGGTGGCTGTTCGCCCGCCGGCCCGGGCTTCCGGGACTGGCGCCGGCGCGGGCCGACGGCGGGGCGGAGGGGGACGGGAATCCGGACAGTGGCGACGGCGCCGTCGCCGCCGGAGGCGGCAGCCGTCGCCCCGGCTTCGAGGCGGTCCTGCTGGTCGCCGGCGCCGGACTCGTAGTCCTCGTCGAATTCGTCTTCATCCGGGAGAACGTCGGCCGGATGAACACCGTCTTCAAGACCTACATGCAGGTGTGGGTGCTCTGGAGTCTCGCGGCGGGGGCGGCCCTGGCGTGGCTGCTGGCCCGGCTCGGGGGCTGGCGCGGCCGGACGGTCCGGGTCGGCGCCGCCCTCTTGCTGGTGAGCGCGTCGATTTACGGCGGCTTCGCGCTCGCGAACCACTTCACCAGCGAGGCAGACATCGCCCGGACCGACGACCCCACCCTCGACGGGCTGGCCTACCTCGACGTCCGCCACCCCGGCGAGGCGCCGGCAATCCGGTGGCTGGACGGCCGGGAGGGCAGACCCACGATCCTCACCGCGGCGCCGGGCGGGTACACCTGGTACTCGCCGGAGGGAGACGGTGCGAGCGCGCCGGCGAGTCTGACGGGGCTGCCGGCGGTGCTCGGGTGGTTCCACGAGGCACAGTACCGCGGCGAGGAGGCGTACTCGACCCGACTGCGGGCGGTCGAACTCCTCTATTCGGGGGCACCGAACCAGCAGGCGGTCCTGGCCGAGCGGTACGACCTGCGGTACGTCTACGTCGGGCCGGCCGAGCGGGCAAGATACGACGTGACGGTCGGCGAGCGGCCCTGGACGGAGGTGGCGAGGGCGTTCGAGGACGTGACCGTCTACCGGGTCAACGCGAGCGCGTTAGGAGAGAGCGAGTACCTCGACTAG
- a CDS encoding TIGR03619 family F420-dependent LLM class oxidoreductase — MEIEVGVMVGTFGEQATRENIERLATAADDGGFDAVWVGDHVTLPAEIPDTYPFSPSGEAPFDIGQDVYDCFGVLSYLAGVTDRVDLGTNTCIVPYRNPVVLARNALTLEQLSGGRFDFGVAPGWLETEFEVLDVPFEERGSRTDEFLDLFEQAREEPELAFDGPHHSLQRTGFHPAPPRGRPKLWVGGRSGASFRRLAEYGDGWTIFWDRPGAVAETRERIMAAWRDFDRAGTPEIAVTRATQVGTDTDRDPEKPLVGEADAVLEDLAAYADAGATRVVLDFYTRDVDEQLDQLERWSERVLPRLQDRSAGGGD; from the coding sequence ATGGAGATAGAGGTCGGCGTCATGGTCGGCACGTTCGGGGAACAGGCGACCAGGGAGAACATCGAGCGGCTGGCGACGGCAGCAGACGATGGCGGGTTCGACGCGGTGTGGGTCGGCGACCACGTCACCCTCCCCGCGGAGATCCCCGACACCTACCCGTTCTCGCCCTCGGGCGAGGCGCCCTTCGACATCGGGCAGGACGTCTACGACTGCTTCGGCGTCCTCTCGTATCTCGCGGGCGTCACCGACCGGGTCGACCTCGGGACGAACACCTGCATCGTCCCCTACCGCAACCCGGTCGTACTCGCCCGCAACGCACTCACCCTCGAACAGCTCAGCGGCGGCCGCTTCGACTTCGGCGTCGCCCCGGGGTGGCTGGAGACCGAGTTCGAGGTGCTCGACGTCCCCTTCGAGGAGCGCGGCTCCCGGACCGACGAGTTCCTCGACCTCTTCGAGCAGGCCCGCGAGGAGCCCGAACTCGCCTTCGACGGCCCCCATCACTCCCTCCAGCGGACCGGCTTCCACCCGGCGCCACCCCGGGGGCGCCCGAAGCTGTGGGTCGGCGGCCGCTCCGGGGCCTCCTTCCGCCGGCTCGCGGAGTACGGCGACGGCTGGACCATCTTCTGGGACCGGCCCGGCGCCGTCGCCGAAACTCGCGAGCGGATCATGGCCGCGTGGCGGGATTTCGACCGCGCGGGGACGCCGGAGATAGCGGTCACCCGCGCGACGCAGGTCGGGACTGACACCGACCGGGATCCCGAAAAGCCGCTGGTCGGCGAGGCCGACGCGGTCCTCGAGGACCTCGCCGCCTACGCCGACGCCGGGGCCACCCGGGTCGTGCTCGACTTCTACACCCGCGACGTCGACGAGCAGCTCGACCAGCTCGAGCGGTGGAGCGAGCGGGTGCTGCCCCGCCTGCAAGACCGCAGTGCCGGCGGGGGCGACTGA
- a CDS encoding glycosyltransferase → MMSSVGVVVPAYRPDVDQLVSYLGDLQQAVDPAALRVELDAPGDTVEAAMEAVPPGVAVSTVPYRRGKGAAVTDGFEALETDVLAFADADGATPAASVAEVVAAARDGTADLAVGSRRHPGATVESHQTLARRYLGDGFAWLARQLLTVDLYDYQCGAKAITAEGWHRVRRHLYEPGFAWDVELVAIAGALDLEVAEIPVHWNDRPGSTVSPVRDSLRLGRALLAARHRAERLRDSSVHTAIAARRGESPALVEQDSPER, encoded by the coding sequence GTGATGAGTTCCGTCGGCGTCGTGGTCCCCGCCTACCGCCCCGACGTGGACCAGCTGGTCTCGTATCTCGGCGACCTCCAGCAGGCGGTCGACCCCGCAGCCCTCCGGGTCGAACTCGACGCACCCGGTGACACCGTCGAGGCAGCGATGGAGGCCGTTCCCCCGGGTGTGGCGGTCAGCACCGTCCCCTACCGCCGCGGGAAGGGTGCGGCCGTCACGGACGGCTTCGAGGCGCTCGAGACGGACGTGCTGGCCTTCGCGGACGCCGACGGGGCGACCCCGGCGGCGTCGGTCGCGGAGGTGGTCGCGGCGGCGCGGGATGGCACCGCGGACCTGGCGGTCGGCTCGCGCCGGCACCCCGGTGCGACCGTCGAGAGCCACCAGACGCTGGCCCGCCGCTATCTCGGCGACGGGTTCGCGTGGCTGGCCCGCCAGCTGCTGACGGTCGACCTCTACGACTACCAGTGTGGCGCAAAGGCCATCACCGCAGAGGGCTGGCACCGGGTCCGCCGGCACCTCTACGAGCCCGGCTTCGCCTGGGACGTCGAGCTGGTGGCCATCGCCGGCGCGCTCGACCTGGAGGTCGCGGAGATCCCGGTCCACTGGAACGACCGGCCGGGCTCGACGGTCTCGCCGGTGCGGGACTCCCTGCGGCTGGGTCGGGCGCTGCTCGCGGCCCGCCACCGCGCCGAGCGCCTGCGGGACAGCTCCGTCCACACTGCCATCGCCGCCCGGCGCGGGGAGTCACCGGCGCTGGTCGAACAGGACTCGCCGGAGCGATGA
- a CDS encoding GtrA family protein, which produces MSFVDALRSRVRFGKFVSVGVVGAVCDTTVLVTLTQLGFLPEVATLVGIETAILVMFAVNENWTFADHGAADGRSLLGRLARSHGVRAAGSLTQFVVFVAIFRGFPLTVPLAGVNLWLIAAKGGGIAVGMVVNYVFESLFTWRVHRD; this is translated from the coding sequence ATGAGCTTCGTCGACGCGCTGCGGTCGCGGGTCAGATTCGGCAAGTTCGTCTCCGTCGGCGTGGTCGGCGCGGTCTGTGACACGACCGTTCTCGTCACCCTGACACAGCTCGGGTTCCTGCCCGAGGTCGCGACGCTCGTCGGGATCGAGACGGCCATCCTGGTGATGTTCGCGGTCAACGAGAACTGGACGTTCGCCGACCACGGGGCCGCCGACGGGCGGTCGCTTCTGGGCCGGCTGGCCCGCTCGCACGGCGTCCGCGCGGCGGGGAGTCTCACGCAGTTCGTCGTCTTCGTCGCCATCTTCCGTGGGTTCCCCCTGACTGTCCCCCTGGCGGGGGTCAACCTCTGGCTGATCGCCGCGAAGGGCGGCGGGATCGCCGTGGGGATGGTGGTCAACTACGTCTTCGAGAGCCTCTTTACCTGGCGGGTTCACCGGGACTGA
- a CDS encoding DUF5789 family protein, with product MADDKRGRDKQAQDADRRQRERDIIAELERWEETEPPVDETELGEVEAALDSLEFPATGAEVVAAVGDRELDSAEGRFAVAELVPETDRERFEAPEDVRVRVQRPTVAASMKRILEASETVSNVSLGTSQREAYEKTLRALKAVDADDEDEGVRYITDWIVDRIREKDRIPGSRAVRREAAEFCRANGYEVRKDEWLGV from the coding sequence GTGGCGGACGACAAACGAGGGCGCGACAAGCAAGCACAGGACGCCGACCGACGGCAGCGCGAGCGCGACATCATCGCAGAGCTCGAACGGTGGGAGGAGACCGAGCCGCCGGTCGACGAGACGGAACTCGGGGAGGTCGAGGCGGCACTCGACAGCCTGGAGTTCCCGGCGACGGGTGCGGAGGTCGTCGCGGCGGTGGGCGACCGCGAACTCGACTCCGCCGAGGGGAGATTCGCGGTCGCGGAACTGGTCCCGGAGACGGACAGGGAGCGGTTCGAGGCGCCCGAAGACGTCCGGGTACGCGTCCAGCGGCCGACGGTCGCCGCGTCGATGAAGCGGATCCTGGAAGCCAGCGAGACGGTCTCGAACGTCTCCCTGGGAACCTCACAGCGGGAAGCCTACGAGAAGACCCTCCGGGCGCTCAAGGCGGTCGACGCCGACGACGAGGACGAAGGGGTCCGGTACATCACCGACTGGATCGTCGACCGGATCCGGGAGAAAGACCGGATCCCGGGCTCGCGGGCGGTCCGACGCGAGGCGGCGGAGTTCTGCCGGGCCAACGGCTACGAGGTCCGCAAGGACGAGTGGCTGGGAGTCTGA
- a CDS encoding DMT family transporter, whose protein sequence is MDSRLRTVGAFVTLAVVWGFSFLSIAVGLESLAPLLFAAFRYDVAAVVLLGYALVRGVDWAPTAPADAAAVVAGGVFLVSANGFLFVGQQTVPSGVAAIMQSLVPIVTSLWALALLPEERVSGAGAVGIGLGFVGVALVVRPDPTNLLGGDAVGRLLILAQVTSAALGGVLIQRAKPTLDRAALSGWSMLLGGLLLHAGSAGLGEAFALPTTTIGWLAVGYLGVFATGLAFFIYYWLLETRGALETSLVAYLVPVVATVAGVVVLGEEITVLTVVGFGVVFLGFVLLKRRAIAALVDEVGRAVERPGD, encoded by the coding sequence GTGGACAGTCGCCTCCGGACCGTCGGCGCGTTCGTCACGCTGGCCGTCGTCTGGGGGTTTTCGTTCCTGTCGATCGCCGTCGGCCTGGAGTCGCTGGCGCCGCTTCTGTTCGCGGCCTTCCGGTACGACGTCGCCGCCGTGGTGTTGCTCGGCTACGCGCTGGTCCGGGGGGTCGACTGGGCGCCGACGGCCCCTGCGGACGCCGCGGCCGTCGTCGCCGGCGGGGTCTTCCTGGTCAGCGCCAACGGGTTTCTGTTCGTCGGCCAGCAGACCGTCCCCAGCGGCGTGGCCGCGATCATGCAGAGTCTCGTCCCCATCGTCACCTCGCTGTGGGCGCTGGCCCTGCTGCCCGAGGAGCGGGTCTCCGGGGCCGGCGCGGTCGGGATCGGACTCGGATTCGTGGGCGTCGCGCTGGTGGTCCGCCCGGACCCGACGAACCTGCTGGGCGGCGACGCGGTCGGCCGGCTGCTCATCCTCGCGCAGGTGACGAGCGCGGCGCTGGGCGGCGTCCTGATCCAGCGGGCGAAGCCGACACTCGACCGGGCGGCGCTGTCGGGCTGGTCGATGCTCCTGGGCGGGCTCCTCCTGCACGCCGGCAGCGCCGGTCTCGGCGAGGCGTTCGCGCTCCCGACGACAACCATCGGATGGCTCGCGGTCGGCTACCTCGGCGTGTTCGCTACCGGCCTGGCCTTCTTCATCTACTACTGGCTGCTGGAGACCCGCGGCGCGCTGGAGACCTCGCTGGTGGCGTATCTGGTGCCGGTAGTCGCGACCGTCGCCGGGGTCGTCGTCCTCGGCGAGGAGATCACCGTGCTGACTGTCGTCGGCTTCGGCGTCGTCTTCCTCGGCTTCGTCCTGCTGAAGCGCCGTGCCATCGCCGCCCTCGTGGACGAGGTCGGCCGGGCAGTCGAGCGCCCGGGAGACTGA
- a CDS encoding SDR family oxidoreductase has protein sequence MNGDGLPGERGTRAAVEHLEPDGDVVFVSSIGGTAGTVDAGYAASKAGLHGLTRALAREYGGGGLQANAVAPGPVETDMNDHVQGEVLNGGMQFR, from the coding sequence CTGAACGGCGACGGTCTCCCCGGCGAGAGGGGCACCCGCGCGGCCGTCGAGCACCTCGAACCCGATGGCGACGTCGTGTTCGTCTCCTCGATCGGCGGCACCGCCGGGACCGTCGACGCGGGCTACGCGGCGAGCAAGGCCGGCCTGCACGGGCTGACCCGGGCGCTGGCCCGGGAGTACGGCGGCGGGGGCCTCCAGGCCAACGCGGTCGCGCCCGGTCCCGTCGAGACCGACATGAACGACCACGTCCAGGGCGAAGTCCTCAACGGCGGGATGCAGTTCCGGTAG
- the hpt gene encoding hypoxanthine/guanine phosphoribosyltransferase, translating to MDRLADSLRETPIVEKEGYHYFIHPVSDGVPKLDPKLLREIVVRIVRKADIDDVDKIIAPEAMGIHISTAVSLMTDIPVVVARKREYGLDGEVALSKATGYEESEMFINDVSAGDRVVVIDDVLSTGGTLAALLDALDGIGAEVVDTVAVIKKVGGENAVDEAGYHVKTLINVDIQGGEVVIVDEQGDD from the coding sequence ATGGACCGGCTCGCGGACTCGCTGCGGGAGACGCCGATCGTCGAGAAAGAGGGGTACCACTACTTCATCCACCCGGTCAGCGACGGCGTCCCCAAGCTCGACCCCAAGCTCTTGCGGGAGATCGTCGTCCGGATCGTCCGCAAGGCCGACATCGACGACGTGGACAAGATCATCGCCCCCGAGGCGATGGGGATCCACATCTCCACCGCAGTCTCGCTGATGACCGACATCCCCGTCGTCGTCGCCCGCAAGCGGGAGTACGGCCTCGACGGGGAAGTCGCCCTCTCGAAAGCGACGGGCTACGAGGAGTCGGAGATGTTCATCAACGACGTCAGCGCGGGCGACCGCGTGGTCGTCATCGACGACGTGCTCTCGACCGGCGGGACGCTCGCCGCCCTGCTCGACGCGCTCGACGGGATCGGGGCCGAGGTCGTCGACACCGTCGCCGTCATCAAGAAAGTCGGCGGCGAGAACGCCGTCGACGAGGCCGGCTACCACGTGAAGACGCTGATCAACGTCGACATCCAGGGCGGGGAGGTCGTCATTGTGGACGAGCAGGGCGACGACTGA
- a CDS encoding type IV pilin, whose translation MKLGALREDRSVSPVIGVVLMVAVTVVLAATAAAFVFGFGDRINTTAPQTSFSTKYTGSPAASADSWDHSYGDDFDGDSTDETGELDVAFTSGDGIEAERVSVSYPGGSDQLADTPSYAAGSQVGAGDSFALAVAPGDTVRVVWTAPGGARTATLTAVDVPG comes from the coding sequence GTGAAGCTGGGTGCGCTGCGCGAGGACCGGTCGGTCAGCCCGGTCATCGGCGTCGTCCTGATGGTGGCCGTGACGGTCGTGCTGGCTGCCACGGCCGCCGCCTTCGTCTTCGGCTTCGGCGACCGTATCAACACGACCGCCCCGCAGACGAGTTTCTCGACGAAGTACACCGGGAGCCCCGCGGCCTCGGCCGACAGCTGGGACCACTCCTACGGGGACGACTTCGACGGCGACAGCACCGACGAAACCGGGGAACTCGACGTCGCGTTCACGAGCGGGGACGGGATCGAGGCCGAGCGGGTCAGCGTCAGCTATCCAGGGGGGTCGGACCAGCTCGCAGACACTCCCTCCTACGCCGCCGGGAGCCAGGTGGGTGCCGGCGACAGCTTCGCGCTCGCGGTCGCGCCCGGCGACACCGTGCGGGTCGTCTGGACCGCGCCCGGCGGCGCCCGGACCGCGACGCTGACCGCCGTCGACGTGCCGGGCTGA
- the coaBC gene encoding bifunctional phosphopantothenoylcysteine decarboxylase/phosphopantothenate--cysteine ligase CoaBC, giving the protein MLEGVNVALGVAGSIAAVKTVELAHELRRQGAAVRGVMTPAAEGIIHPWALEYATDNDVVTEITGSVEHVELCGREGWADVLLVAPATANTVGKMAAAVDDTPVTTCATTAFGAGVPVVVVPAMHEPMYDHPGVLDALDRLAEWDVGFADPRIEEGKAKIAAEEAIVTEVARATSGDPLAGETVVVTSGATTESVDPIRTLSNRASGKTGRAVARACYARGAEVVLVHDGPEVPWAETERVESAAEMLAAVEEHASDADALVSAAAISDYTVDTAGEKLRSGQELTLELEPTPKLIDTVRESHPDLPVVGFKAETGGDDETIVEKARETMERVGLAFVVGNDASVMGAERTRALLVDADGVETVEGSKADLGARVADRLAGVLG; this is encoded by the coding sequence GTGCTGGAAGGAGTGAACGTCGCACTCGGGGTCGCGGGCTCGATCGCGGCCGTGAAGACGGTCGAACTCGCCCACGAACTCCGCCGCCAGGGGGCGGCGGTCCGCGGGGTGATGACTCCCGCTGCCGAGGGGATCATCCACCCCTGGGCGCTGGAGTACGCCACCGATAACGACGTCGTCACCGAGATCACCGGGAGCGTCGAGCACGTCGAACTCTGTGGCCGGGAGGGGTGGGCCGACGTCCTGCTCGTGGCGCCGGCGACCGCCAACACGGTGGGGAAGATGGCCGCCGCGGTCGACGACACGCCGGTCACCACCTGCGCGACGACGGCCTTCGGCGCCGGGGTTCCCGTCGTGGTGGTGCCGGCGATGCACGAGCCGATGTACGACCACCCCGGGGTGCTCGACGCGCTGGACCGGCTGGCGGAGTGGGACGTCGGCTTCGCCGACCCACGCATCGAGGAGGGAAAGGCGAAGATAGCCGCGGAGGAGGCTATCGTCACGGAGGTCGCCCGGGCCACCAGCGGGGACCCCCTCGCCGGGGAGACCGTCGTCGTCACCAGCGGCGCGACCACCGAGTCGGTCGACCCCATCCGGACGCTCTCGAACCGCGCCTCCGGGAAGACCGGCCGGGCGGTCGCCCGGGCCTGCTACGCACGCGGCGCGGAGGTCGTGCTCGTCCACGACGGGCCCGAGGTGCCCTGGGCGGAGACCGAACGGGTCGAGAGCGCCGCCGAGATGCTCGCGGCCGTCGAAGAGCACGCCTCCGACGCGGACGCGCTGGTCTCGGCGGCGGCCATCTCCGACTACACCGTCGACACCGCCGGCGAGAAACTGCGCTCGGGCCAGGAGCTAACGCTGGAACTGGAACCGACGCCGAAGCTGATCGACACCGTCCGCGAGAGCCATCCCGACCTGCCGGTCGTCGGCTTCAAGGCCGAGACCGGCGGCGACGACGAGACCATCGTCGAGAAGGCCCGCGAGACGATGGAGCGGGTCGGCCTGGCCTTCGTCGTCGGTAACGACGCGAGCGTGATGGGCGCCGAGCGGACTCGCGCGCTGCTGGTGGATGCCGACGGGGTCGAGACCGTCGAGGGGTCGAAAGCCGACCTGGGCGCCCGGGTGGCCGACCGGCTGGCCGGCGTCCTGGGGTGA
- a CDS encoding twin-arginine translocation signal domain-containing protein has translation MNRRDVLKTAPAAAAAAGLAGCSSVPFLGGGCSAPSGSPSEVLPSGGDSFTQESATSGSSGIQLDGLQGQAQGVYADGDGNTLTMAVFEFESSDSASGAAELLRQAAANSDTQSAAAGGLLQTGSWLVTVGGPSESKVRSLVAASAFGDGCTGEIEFVTSG, from the coding sequence ATGAATCGCCGAGACGTACTGAAGACGGCGCCGGCCGCCGCGGCCGCTGCAGGGCTCGCAGGATGCTCCTCGGTTCCCTTCCTCGGGGGCGGGTGTTCGGCACCTTCCGGGTCACCGTCGGAGGTGCTGCCCTCCGGCGGCGACAGCTTCACTCAGGAGTCGGCCACTTCCGGGAGCAGCGGCATCCAGCTCGACGGGTTGCAGGGCCAGGCCCAGGGCGTCTACGCCGACGGCGACGGGAACACGCTCACGATGGCGGTGTTCGAGTTCGAGTCGAGCGACAGCGCCTCGGGCGCGGCCGAACTGCTCCGGCAGGCGGCGGCGAACAGCGACACCCAGTCGGCCGCGGCCGGCGGACTGTTGCAGACCGGTAGCTGGCTCGTGACGGTCGGCGGGCCGAGCGAGAGCAAGGTCCGGTCGCTGGTCGCCGCGTCGGCCTTCGGCGACGGCTGTACCGGCGAGATAGAGTTCGTCACGTCCGGGTAG
- a CDS encoding type II toxin-antitoxin system RatA family toxin, translated as MDSIEVSTVVYLPPEEVYEFLLDFPQYAEYSKHLREVRRRGDGGTGTNYDITFAWWRLSYTAVSKVTDLEPPRRIDWRLVKDLDARGHWQVDPEPEAAPEGVEEASRVRLYIEFAPESADERLIDLPQFVSLDWLVDRVKPKVKREAERIVHRIVADLEGEPREVTLTIHAAPDSV; from the coding sequence GTGGACAGCATCGAGGTCAGTACCGTCGTCTACCTGCCGCCCGAGGAGGTCTACGAGTTCCTGCTGGATTTCCCGCAGTACGCCGAGTACTCCAAACACCTCCGGGAGGTTCGCCGGCGCGGCGACGGCGGGACCGGCACGAACTACGACATCACCTTCGCGTGGTGGCGCCTCTCCTACACGGCGGTCTCGAAGGTGACTGACCTCGAGCCACCACGACGGATCGACTGGCGACTCGTGAAAGACCTCGATGCCCGGGGCCACTGGCAGGTCGACCCCGAACCGGAGGCCGCTCCGGAAGGCGTCGAGGAAGCCTCCCGCGTCCGGCTGTACATCGAGTTCGCCCCCGAGTCAGCCGACGAGCGGCTGATCGACCTGCCGCAGTTCGTCTCGCTTGACTGGCTGGTCGACCGGGTGAAACCGAAGGTGAAACGCGAGGCCGAGCGCATCGTCCACCGGATCGTCGCCGACCTCGAGGGCGAGCCCCGCGAGGTTACCCTCACCATCCACGCCGCGCCGGATTCCGTGTAA